The genomic region GAAGTCGCGCCAGCAGCTCGCGCGGAGGAACAGCGCCTCGCCGTCCTTCCACTCGTTCGCCTGGCGGTCGAACGTGCGGGGGGTCGACGCGATGGTGAAGTTCGCGACGGGCAGACCGTTCTGCGTGTAGCGCAGCTCGGGATCAGCCGTGAGGTTTCCCACGACGGTGATGATCGTCTCGCCGGCCATCGACTCAGGCCTTCGCAGCCTTGGCGGTCTTGCGGGCAGCCTTCTCCTCGGCGCGCTTGGCCTCGGCGGCGACCTGGGCGATGGCCTCCTCGGCGCGCAGCACCTTGGTGCGCATGATCTGCTCGCTCAGCTTCAGCTGGCGGTCGAGCTCCTGCGTGGCGTCGGCGGTCGCGGTGAAGTTGACGACGGCGTAGATGCCCTCGGTCTTCTTCTGGATCTCGTAGGCGAGACGGCGGCGGCCCCAGATGTCGACCTTGTCGATCGAGCCACCGTCGTTCGTGATGACTGCGAGGAACTTGTCGAGGTTGGCGCCGACCTGGCGCTCGTCGATCTCAGGGTTCAGGATGACCATGAGTTCGTACTCGTGCGTGTGCGTCACTAACCCACCTCCTTCGGACTAGAACGGCTCGCGGGCATTTCCCGTGAGCAGGAGGGTGTGTTGCACGTCGTCCGGCAGGCGCACGGGCGTGCGCATGCGCAGACAACCCTCCTATGGTACCGGATGCCGTAGCGCACCGCACATCGGGGCCACCGGGTCAGGCGAAGGCGGGGATGCCGGTCAGGTGTCGGCCGAGGACGAGGGTGTGCACCTCGTCGGTGCCCTCGTACGTGCGCACCGACTCGAGGTTCGCCGCGTGGCGGATCGGTGGGTTCTCCAGCAGCACGCCGTCGCCGCCGAGGATCGTGCGGGCCTCACGCGCGATCTGGATCGCCGCGCGCACGTTCGCGAGCTTGCCCAGCGAGATCTGCTCGGGCGTGAGTGCGCCCACCTCCTTGCGCCGCCCGAGGTGCAGCGCGAGCAGCGCGCCCTTCTGCAGCTCGACGACCATGTCGGCGAGCTTGCGCTGGGTCAGCTGGAACCCTGCGATCGGCCGGCCGAACTGCTCTCGGCGCAGCGCATGCCGCAGCGCGGCCTCGTAGCTGTCGCGGGCGGCACCGAGCGCGCCCCACGCGATGCCGTACCTCGCCTCGTTGAGCGCCGAGAAGGGCCCGCGCAGCCCCCGCGCGCCGGGCAGCACGGCGTCCGCCGGCAGCCGCACACCTTCGAAGGTCAGCTCGGTCTGGATCGATGCCCGCATCGACCCCTTCGGCTCGAGCACGCGCGCGGCGAACCCGTCGGCATCCGTCGGCACGATGAACCCGCGAACGCCCTCATCGGTCTGCGCCCACACGATCGCGATGTGCGCGATCGTCCCCATGCCGATCCAGCGCTTGGACCCGCTGAGCACCCAGTCGGCACCCTCGCGCCGGGCGCGGGTCGTCATGCTCGCCGGGTCCGAGCCCGACCCCGGCTCGGTCAGCCCGAAGCATCCGATCACCTCGCCGCGCGCCATCGGAGGCAGCCACCGCGCCTTCTGCGACTCGGATCCCCAGCGGTGGATCGAGCTCATCGCGAGCGACCCCTGCACCGAGACGAACGTGCGCACGCCCGAGTCGCCGGCCTCGAGTTCGAGGGCGGCGAGACCGTACTCCACCGCGCCGCGACCGGGACATCCGTAGCCGTCCAGACTCATTCCGAGGACACCGAGTTCGCCCAGCTTCGGCGCCAGCTCGGCCGGGAAGACGGCGCGATCGAACCAGTCGGCGATGTGCGGCCGGATCTCGGCGTCCACGAACCCGCGGACGCGATCGCGCACCGCCCGCTCGTCGTCCGTCAGCAGCGCGTCGATGTCCAGGACGTCCGATGCCGTGCGCAGCATCGCGATGTCGTCGGGATCCCTGGGCTCCACTGCCGCCTCCTCGCCGCCGCGCCACCGTGGCGCGTGCTCCTCCAGTGTGGGCGACCGGCCGGCGGGACGCATCCACGATGAGGCCACGGGGGGACTTTCGCCCTTCGCCAGGGCGCGTCTATCGTGAAGCATGTGAACCGGACCATGATGTCCGGTAGTCCTGCCCGAGGAGATGATCGTGACCACGTTCGACCACACATACGACGTCGTCGTCGTCGGCTCGGGAGCCGGCGCCTTCGCCACCGCGCTCGGCGCTGCAGACGCCGGGCTGTCGGTGCTCATGCTCGAGTCCACCGAGAAGTGGGGTGGGAACTCCGCCATGTCGGGCGGCGGCATGTGGCTGCCGAACAACCCGCTCATGCAGCGCGCCGGTGCGGGCGATTCGCGCGAGGAGGCGTTGACCTATCTCGAGGCCACCGTCGGCGAAACCGGACGCAGCACCTCCCGCGCACGCAAGGAGGCGTTCGTCGACGGCGTGGCGGACCTCGTGCTGACCAGCGAGAAGCACGGCATCCGCTTCTCGCGCGCCACCGACTACCCCGACTACTACCCGGAGCTCCCCGGCGGCAAGATCGGCCGCGCGATCGAGCCGACCCCGTATGACCGCCGGAAGATCGGCGACTGGTGGGGCTCGAGCACCGCACTGATACCGTTCCCGGCCAAGACCGACGACTTCTGGCTCCTCGGCCGCGCCTGGTCGACGTCGAGCGGGTTCGCGCGCGGTGTGCAGCTGGCCGGCCGCACCGCCCTGGGCCTGGCGCGCGGAAAGCTGCTGGTGGGGATGGGCGCGGCCCTGGGCACCGCGTACCTCGACGCCGTCGTCCAGCGCCTGGGGGTGCCGCTGTGGCTCGAGTCCCCCGTCGAGGACCTCATCATCGAGGACGGCCGCGTCGTCGGCATCCGCGCGACGCACGAGGGCCGGCCGGTCGCGATCGGCGCGACCCATGGCGTCATGCTGGCGGCGGGCGGCTTCGACCGCAACGTCGAGTGGCGGCAGAAGTACCAGGGCGTCGACGGCTCGCCGTCCGGGTGCGCGGGCGCCCTCGGTCATCCGATCGCGATGGCCGAGGCGGCCGGCGCGGCTCTCGAGCTCATGGACGACGCGTGGTGGGGCGCCTCGACGATGGCGCCCGCCGGCGGGGAGCCGACGTTCCTGGTGTCGGAGCGGTCGCTGCCGTTCTCGATCATCGTCGACGCGCAGGGCGACCGGTTCGCGAACGAGTCGGAGTCCTACGTCGACATCGGCCACCGCATGCTCGAGCACGACCGCGACGGTGCCTACTGGCTCGTCGCCGACGCGCGGCACGCACGGCGGTACCTGCGCGCGTGGGCCATGGATCCGCGGGCGAACAAGGCGCTCGCCGACCAGGGCATCACGCGGCAGGCTCGATCGATCGAAGAGCTCGCGACCGCGATCGGCGTCGCCCCGCAGCGCCTGCGGTCGACGGTCGAACGCTTCAACGGCTTCGCGCGAGCGGGCGTCGACGGCGACTTCGGGCGCGGCAAGTCCGCGTATGACCGCTACTACGGCGACCCCACCGTGCGGCCGAACCCGTGCCTCGGCCCTCTCGAGAAGGGCCCGTTCAACGCCGTGCGGCTGGTGGTCGGCGACCTCGGCACCAAGGGCGGCGTGGTGACGGATGCCGACGGGCGCGCCCTGCGCGCGGACGGCTCGGTCATCGAGGGGCTCTACGCGACCGGCAACAACTCGGCATCCGTGATGGGTCGCACCTACCCCGGGCCGGGGTCGACGATCGGCCCCGCGATGGTGTTCGGGATGCGGGCTGCGCGCGCCATGGCCGGCGTGCGCAGCAGCGCGGCGGCCGACACGAGCACGGTCGCGCCCGGGGACGCGCCGGTCACCGCAACGCGCTGACACTCTCCGGCGGCCGGACGGGACGTCCGTCGCGAACCCGCTGCGCAGACGGCGTCCGCCGATAGGTTGGCCGCATGGCTGCCGCGCCCTTCGACGCACGCCCGCTGATCGAACCGGTCGATCGGACTGCGGTGCGTGCCCACGCGCGGGCGATGCGGGCCTCGGGACGCGTCCCGTCGAGCACGAACATCGTCGTGGCCGTCGTGTTCGCGGTCATGGCCGTCGTCTTCGTCGGCATGTTCGGGTTCATCCTGGTCGGCGCGATCGGGGCGATGATCGTCGCCCTCGGAGAGGGCGAGCTGGCCTTCGTCCCGTTCGTCGCGTTCGTGCCGATCCTGTTCATCATGGGCGTGTTCGCCGCCGTCGGCATCTTCGTGTTCCGCCGCATGCGGGGCGCAGGCGAGAAGCGGTACCGGCTGGACCGCTTCGCGCGCGCCAACGGCATGTCTTACGTGCCCGTGCTGAAGACGCCGCCGCTGCCCGGGATGATCTTCGGGCAGGGTCACTCGCGTCAGTCGCTGGATCTGGTGCGCGGCGACCGTCCGCGCTTCGTCGAGTTCGCCAACTACCGGTACACGACCGGCTCGGGGAAGAACAGCACGACCCACACGTGGGGGTACGTCGCCGTCAAGCTCGACGTGCCCCTGCCGCACATCGTGCTCGACGCCACGAGCAACAACACCCTGTTCGGCTCGAATCTGCCGTCGACCTTCGACCGCGGCCAGCGGCTGAGTCTCGAGGGCGACTTCGACCGCTACTTCGCGCTGTACTGCCCGCGCGGCTACGAGCGCGACGCGCTCTACCTGTTCACGCCCGACATCATGGCGCGCTTCATCGACAACGCCGCCGCCCTCGACGTCGAAATCGTGGACGACTGGCTGTTCCTCTACGCCAAGCGCGACTTCTCGACGCTCGACCCGGCGATGTGGGCCTGGCTGTTCTCGGTCGTCGGCGCGCTGCTGGACAAGCTCGAGCAGTGGGCGCGGTGGCGCGACGAACGGCTGAGGGCGGATGCCGCCGCAGCGGCGCGGGCGGCATCCGCTCCCCTTCCCCCCGCCGGGCGGATGCCGGCTCCGGGGGGACACCAGGCGGTGCCTTTCCAGCCGCCGCCCACCGCCTTGCGGCCGCCGCCCGGGGTCGCCGCGCCCGGAAGGCGGCTGCGCCGCGGCGTGCCGTGGGCGGTCGTGATCATCATCGGCGTGGTCGTCGGCTTCTGGATCTTCGCCCAGTTCGGCGGGTTCGCCCTGCTGTTCGGTGGGCTCCTCGGCGGATTCGCGCCCTGAGCGCGGCGGGTGCCGTTCGGGCGGCGTCAGGCGTCGCGGGTCTCGCGCCACTGCTCGCGCCGTATGGCCTGCTCGGCGGGGTCGGGCACCGGCAGCGACGCGATCAGCCTCCGCGTGTAGTCGTCATGCGGGTCGCCGAGCACCTTCGCCGTCGGGCCCTCCTCGGCGATCGCGCCGTGGTGGAGTACCACGACACGGTGGGCGAGCATGTCGACGACGGCGAGATCGTGCGTGATGAACAGCGTCGCGAACCCGAACCGCTCCTGCAGATCGCGGAAGAGGTCCAGTACCCGCGCCTGCACCGAGACATCGAGGGCGCTCGTCGGTTCGTCGGCGATGAGGAGCTTCGGGTCGAGGGCCAACGCGCGCGCCAGCGACGCCCGCTGCCGCTGACCGCCCGACAGCTCGTGCGGGAACCGATCGCCGAAGTCCTTCGGCAGCTGCACCGCCTCGAGCAGCTCGTCGACCTTGCCGCGCGCAGAGGCGGCATCCCGCGCCCCGGCGTGCACGATCAACGGCTCCGCGACGTTCTGCGCGATCGTCAGCAGCGGGTTGAAGCTCGTCGCCGGATCCTGGAAGACGAAGCCGAGCTCCTTGCGCTTCGCGCGGAACGCGCGCTCCTTCACGCCGAGCATCTCGGTGCCGAGGACCCGCAGCGAGCCGCCCGAGACCGGGGTGAGCCCTGCGATCGCCCGGCCGATGGTGGTCTTGCCCGAACCGCTCTCTCCCACGAGCCCCAGGACCTCACCCGGCGCGATCGAGAAGTCGATCCCCTGAACGGCGCGGAAACCGGCCCGGCCGAAGCGCCCGGCATACTCGATGACCAGACCCGTGGCCTCGACGACGGGAGCGACGGATGCCTTGGACTCGGCCATCCGTCGATCGGCGATCTCGAGTCTCGGCACCGCCGCCAGCAGCCGCTGCGTGTATTCGTGCTTCGGCTGGGCGAACAGCTCGACCGCCGGAGCGGTCTCGACGATCTCGCCGTTGAGCATCACCGCCACGCGGTCGGCCAGATCGGCGACCACGCCCATGTTGTGGGTGATCAGCACGATCGCCGTGCCGTCCTCGTCGCGCAGCCGCCGCAGCAGATCCAGGATCTCGGCCTGGACGGTGACGTCGAGCGCCGTCGTCGGCTCGTCCGCGATGATCACACCCGGGTTCAGCGCAAGCGCCATCGCGATGACGATGCGCTGCTTCTGCCCGCCCGAGAACTGGTGCGGGTAGTCGTCGACGCGGTGCTCGGGGTCGGGGATGCCGACGCGTCCGAGCATCTCGACCGCTCGCTCCTTCGCCTCGGCGGCGGTGTACTTGCCGTGGGCGCGCAGGCCCTCGATGAGCTGCCAGCCCACGGTGTAGACGGGGTTGAGCGCCGTCGAGGGCTCCTGGAAGATCATCGCCGCCTTCGAGCCGCGCACCTGACGCAGTCCTCGCGGATCCAGACCGATCACATCCGTGCCGTCCAGGACGACAGCGCCGCTCGTGGTCGCCGTCTCGGGCAGCAGCCCGATGATCGAGCGGGCCGTGACCGACTTGCCACTGCCGGACTCACCGACGATCGCGAGCACTTCGCCCTGCCGGACGTCCAGGGTCACACCGCGCACCGCGCGCACGCCTCCGGCATCCGTCGCGAAGGTGACCTCGAGGTCACGGATGTCGACGGCGATGTCGCCGGAGTTCACAGCCGACGTCGTCATCACGGCACCTCCCCGAGCTCTTCCTGCGTCGTTGTCTCGGATCCCGAGACCGCGTCGGCCGGCGTGCCGCCCGCCGCGCGCCGACGCGCGCGCAGACGCGGGTCGGCGAGATCGTTGAGGCTCTCGCCGATGAGCGTGATGCCGAGGATCGCGAGGACGATCGCGGTGCCCGGGGGGATCGCCGTCCACCAGATGCCCGCCGCGACGTCGCTGATCGAGCGGTTGAGGTCGTAGCCCCATTCGGCGGCCGCCGTCGGCTCGATGCCGAAGCCCAGGAAGCCCAGGGCCGCCAGAGTCGCGATCGCCTCCGAGGCGTTCAGCGTCACGATGAGCGGCAGCGTGCGGGTGGAGTTGCGCAGCACGTGGACGAACATGATGCGCGGGGTCGAAGCGCCGATGACCTTGGCGGACTCCACGAACGCCTCAGCCTTCACGCGCACCACCTCGGCGCGCACGACACGGAAGTACTGCGGAATGAAGACCACTGTGATCGACACCGCGGCGGCCATGATCCCCGGCCACAGGCCGGACTGCCCGCCCGAGATCGCGATGGCCGCCACGATCGCCAGCAGCAGCGTCGGGAACGCGTAGATGGCATCGGCGACGACGACGAGCACACGGTCGACCCAGCCACCGAGGTACCCCGAGAGCAGGCCGAGCAGG from Microbacter sp. GSS18 harbors:
- a CDS encoding FAD-binding protein, translated to MTTFDHTYDVVVVGSGAGAFATALGAADAGLSVLMLESTEKWGGNSAMSGGGMWLPNNPLMQRAGAGDSREEALTYLEATVGETGRSTSRARKEAFVDGVADLVLTSEKHGIRFSRATDYPDYYPELPGGKIGRAIEPTPYDRRKIGDWWGSSTALIPFPAKTDDFWLLGRAWSTSSGFARGVQLAGRTALGLARGKLLVGMGAALGTAYLDAVVQRLGVPLWLESPVEDLIIEDGRVVGIRATHEGRPVAIGATHGVMLAAGGFDRNVEWRQKYQGVDGSPSGCAGALGHPIAMAEAAGAALELMDDAWWGASTMAPAGGEPTFLVSERSLPFSIIVDAQGDRFANESESYVDIGHRMLEHDRDGAYWLVADARHARRYLRAWAMDPRANKALADQGITRQARSIEELATAIGVAPQRLRSTVERFNGFARAGVDGDFGRGKSAYDRYYGDPTVRPNPCLGPLEKGPFNAVRLVVGDLGTKGGVVTDADGRALRADGSVIEGLYATGNNSASVMGRTYPGPGSTIGPAMVFGMRAARAMAGVRSSAAADTSTVAPGDAPVTATR
- a CDS encoding ABC transporter permease; translation: MAKRRIVDRLPVVHQLRQSVGLQRGMLVAGLVLTAIFLFFAVFAPWLAPYSYDQLSGPDGNFGAQQPPSAEHWLGTTVGGYDVLSRVIWGAQTALMVIVVALVLSVFLGILLGLLSGYLGGWVDRVLVVVADAIYAFPTLLLAIVAAIAISGGQSGLWPGIMAAAVSITVVFIPQYFRVVRAEVVRVKAEAFVESAKVIGASTPRIMFVHVLRNSTRTLPLIVTLNASEAIATLAALGFLGFGIEPTAAAEWGYDLNRSISDVAAGIWWTAIPPGTAIVLAILGITLIGESLNDLADPRLRARRRAAGGTPADAVSGSETTTQEELGEVP
- the rpsF gene encoding 30S ribosomal protein S6; translation: MTHTHEYELMVILNPEIDERQVGANLDKFLAVITNDGGSIDKVDIWGRRRLAYEIQKKTEGIYAVVNFTATADATQELDRQLKLSEQIMRTKVLRAEEAIAQVAAEAKRAEEKAARKTAKAAKA
- a CDS encoding ABC transporter ATP-binding protein, whose protein sequence is MTTSAVNSGDIAVDIRDLEVTFATDAGGVRAVRGVTLDVRQGEVLAIVGESGSGKSVTARSIIGLLPETATTSGAVVLDGTDVIGLDPRGLRQVRGSKAAMIFQEPSTALNPVYTVGWQLIEGLRAHGKYTAAEAKERAVEMLGRVGIPDPEHRVDDYPHQFSGGQKQRIVIAMALALNPGVIIADEPTTALDVTVQAEILDLLRRLRDEDGTAIVLITHNMGVVADLADRVAVMLNGEIVETAPAVELFAQPKHEYTQRLLAAVPRLEIADRRMAESKASVAPVVEATGLVIEYAGRFGRAGFRAVQGIDFSIAPGEVLGLVGESGSGKTTIGRAIAGLTPVSGGSLRVLGTEMLGVKERAFRAKRKELGFVFQDPATSFNPLLTIAQNVAEPLIVHAGARDAASARGKVDELLEAVQLPKDFGDRFPHELSGGQRQRASLARALALDPKLLIADEPTSALDVSVQARVLDLFRDLQERFGFATLFITHDLAVVDMLAHRVVVLHHGAIAEEGPTAKVLGDPHDDYTRRLIASLPVPDPAEQAIRREQWRETRDA
- a CDS encoding acyl-CoA dehydrogenase family protein, which translates into the protein MEPRDPDDIAMLRTASDVLDIDALLTDDERAVRDRVRGFVDAEIRPHIADWFDRAVFPAELAPKLGELGVLGMSLDGYGCPGRGAVEYGLAALELEAGDSGVRTFVSVQGSLAMSSIHRWGSESQKARWLPPMARGEVIGCFGLTEPGSGSDPASMTTRARREGADWVLSGSKRWIGMGTIAHIAIVWAQTDEGVRGFIVPTDADGFAARVLEPKGSMRASIQTELTFEGVRLPADAVLPGARGLRGPFSALNEARYGIAWGALGAARDSYEAALRHALRREQFGRPIAGFQLTQRKLADMVVELQKGALLALHLGRRKEVGALTPEQISLGKLANVRAAIQIAREARTILGGDGVLLENPPIRHAANLESVRTYEGTDEVHTLVLGRHLTGIPAFA